One window of Puntigrus tetrazona isolate hp1 chromosome 14, ASM1883169v1, whole genome shotgun sequence genomic DNA carries:
- the LOC122357545 gene encoding C-Jun-amino-terminal kinase-interacting protein 1-like yields the protein MVLSLAMDSREDGDSWMEEQWEKWLTHDISLNEYEDDDLSEVTEITDENGITLSQLDLDPKDHMTRPTNGTPRSGRRKGVVELQTEMLHLDLIDAEGGILEEEEEEENERQPVDAVDDNHKEEQGAGPPVTQPQLKDFIPAVAMDTYRPKRPTTLNLFPQVPRTQVRWTVLAAAYGKPAEKCHRQDTLNNNSFAKKYSWQQKVSQTLPPLKTGELMPSREHTCLSDEEKHQPAPSRTQKDCGTSTDKPGGCPSRHGPHRPREAAHCERIRYHTDVRLEPTEEIYLTPIQRCTRGLEHERSPALSRVALDGSDNEAPPPYSERDLRPPSYSSCVEALAADSEEEEEEAAAGAEDLCYRVCGAGEAHARRESVSGLLRTPVSRSDASGLSYDSVKYTLVVDEHDQLELVSLRECYRGYSEDSDSATVYDNCVSSPYESACEKEDGEDENENEGEGRKRSGSKREASTCLSEDSTPEADMQFSRKFVNVFMNGCSRSSSTESFGLFSCIINGEEREQTHRAVYRFVPRHDDELELELNDPLLVELQDDDYWYEGFNMRSGARGVFPAYYAAEVFKEQELTLNAKSTEWMERYVMKFLGSVQVLNHKGNDVLCAAMQKIAMNRRLTVHYNPPSSCVLEINVKGLKLTVQEEYDTSSQYSHFFHLKNVSFCGYHPRNRK from the exons ATGGTGCTCAGCCTGGCCATGGACTCCAGAGAGGATGGGGACAGCTGGATGGAAGAACAGTGGGAGAAATG GTTAACCCACGACATCAGTCTGAATGAATACGAGGATGACGACCTGTCAGAAGTGACCGAAATCACGGATGAGAACGGAATCACTCTCAGCCAGCTCGACCTCGACCCTAAA GATCACATGACTCGGCCGACCAATGGCACGCCGAGGAGCGGCCGGAGGAAGGGGGTGGTGGAGCTGCAGACGGAGATGCTCCACTTGGACCTGATTGATGCAGAGGGAGGAATCttggaagaagaggaggaagaggagaacgAGAGGCAGCCGGTTGATGCCGTCGATGACAACCACAAGGAAGAGCAAGGCGCAGGGCCGCCTGTCACTCAGCCTCAGCTAAAGGATTTCATCCCTGCCGTCGCCATGGATACATACCGGCCCAAGAGACCCACCACCCTGAATCTTTTCCCCCAAGTGCCAAGGACTCAGGTGAGATGGACAGTTTTGGCAGCGGCCTACGGT AAACCTGCTGAAAAATGTCATCGACAGGACACTTTAAACAACAACTCATTTGCGAAGAAGTACAGCTGGCAGCAGAAAGTCTCGCAGACCTTGCCTCCTCTTAAAACAG GTGAACTGATGCCGTCTCGCGAACACACGTGTCTGAGCGACGAGGAGAAGCACCAGCCGGCTCCGAGCCGGACTCAGAAAGACTGCGGCACCTCTACGGACAAACCCGGCGGCTGCCCCTCCAGACACGGCCCACACAGACCCAGAGAGGCGGCTCACTGCGAGCGCATCCGCTACCACACCGACGTCCGTCTCGAGCCGACCGAGGAGATCTATCTGACGCCGATACAGCGCTGCACTCGCGGCCTGGAGCACGAGAGGTCGCCGGCGCTTTCCCGAGTCGCCCTGGACGGCTCCGACAACGAGGCTCCCCCTCCGTACAGCGAACGGGACCTGCGGCCGCCGTCGTATTCCTCCTGCGTCGAAGCTCTGGCGGCTGACagcgaagaagaagaagaagaagcagcagCCGGAGCGGAGGATCTGTGTTACAGAGTCTGCGGCGCGGGCGAGGCTCACGCCCGCCGCGAGAGCGTGTCTGGACTGCTGCGGACGCCCGTGAGCCGCTCGGACGCGAGCGGACTCTCCTACGATTCGGTCAAATACACGCTGGTCGTGGACGAGCACGATCAGCTGGAGCTCGTCAGCTTGAGGGAGTGCTACCGGGGATACAGCGAGGACAGCGACTCGGCCACCGTCTACGATAACTGCGTCTCCTCTCCGTACGAGTCGGCTTGCGAGAAAGAGGACGGGGAGGATGAGAACGAGAACGAAGGCGAGGGGAGAAAGCGGAGCGGGAGCAAACGGGAGGCGTCCACGTGTCTGTCCGAGGACTCCACGCCGGAGGCCGACATGCAGTTTTCCCGGAAGTTTGTGAACGTCTTCATGAACGGCTGCTCGCGCTCCTCCA GCACAGAATCATTTGGCTTGTTTTCCTGCATAATTaatggagaagagagagagcagacGCACAGAGCCGTGTACAG GTTCGTCCCTCGTCACGATGACGAGCTGGAGCTGGAGCTCAACGACCCTCTGCTGGTGGAGCTGCAGGACGACGACTACTGGTACGAGGGATTCAACATGAGGAGCGGAGCGCGCGGCGTCTTCCCCGCTTACTACGCCGCTGAGGTCTTCAAGGAGCAGGAGCTCACTTTAAACG CGAAAAGTACCGAGTGGATGGAGAGATACGTGATGAAGTTCCTCGGCTCGGTTCAGGTGCTGAATCACAAGGGCAACGATGTTTTGTGTGCAGCTATGCAAAAG ATCGCGATGAACAGGAGACTGACGGTGCATTACAATCCTCCCTCGTCCTGCGTCCTGGAGATCAACGTGAAGGGCCTCAAACTCACCGTGCAGGAGGAGTACGATACG AGCAGCCAATATAGTCACTTTTTCCATCTGAAAAATGTATCGTTTTGTGGCTATCATCCCAGAAACAGGAAGTAA